From a region of the Leishmania braziliensis MHOM/BR/75/M2904 complete genome, chromosome 2 genome:
- a CDS encoding putative ABC1 transporter, translating into MLGTPLPPRNGHSARLENRGYGPGSYTTRGNSRASGSLTVGAAYTDVEGGGSDSDTTTSRRRRSSGATESGIDDRTSAYYGGTLGCRDAEAASPIPEINRGATVDDGAAGLRSLVAGDARQRYQGSPTWLDQFGAIIWRDTLERRRRWFSVVLEIVIPLVCAACVVVLWAAFGATSSPNSSSPTNIGDSGYSFSSGRYLSVLCYNETWFGKPNYIDGLVSCSNLDTSTPSSVTCDTVGEEELPVKGLCYAQRGSALGAFVSGMRNGLAQVMPLDDIIAYQWLAKKLPLVDSAAMSLLVGAGLASNTQQSAILSSGKLYFAPCRNVPRDILAYLFRDSKLLQYVYNDTFDTVEAAHRVIKSGERGPTWALVNVRQLDENGFDVSIELDATALPPLAVMIDKAYPGGASDDRSDVYYTSGYTSLMDVLVKYYLTSPYAAGATRAEVDGIQALQGSQATQPQAAAADAADGVLAMRELPDAVPAAPESVGDGVQSFASAAEPWSPPLTLVSQCASSIQETSATLRAKANLTIYLGGMPWVPFKTSQLLAYANTIVGFVIVLAFLYPVSQLTRRLVLEKERRVREATLIMGLPLEHLWCSWFLHSAALMFTISFLMTLLLCTTLLVKSDAFCVFLVVFLFSLTCVPLSGLLAAFFDASRVAALVTPLIYFAMSLLPFAMRSAGPATYLGFSILSPACFALILQDTLARENGDGLAASIFLGGADNPNTATLFGFLILDFAVYLMMMFYLDAVLPKAVGVSKHPLYFILDPIQHCRRKRWEAAWQAAQRQRQAASAAGSSEQQAAPPPPTPMRRSYESAEEAYGGSCGWRCRGHGATDNDRDKDVHGGGEDGCDPDGVYEMEAFAPEQLSVRIVGLRKYFQRGGRRFVAVRNFCWQLPNVGVSVLLGHNGAGKSTVMNMMTGMLYPDGGDCYIGDHSVRFDLARARHEIGLCPQHNILWPELTCREHLEFFARLKGLRGAALEKAVVDTLTEVDLLTRQNDLSSALSGGMRRKLSVAIAFVGGSSLVFLDEPTAGMDVVARRHTWELLLRMSRSRSVLLITHFMDEADLLGDRVAIMSRGQLKCSGSSLFLKSRLGLGYNIFISVDALLRVRELDAFLQGYVPQAERLSTSGGEVNYRLPAQQVDLFPGLLSALDTVGPLIGIRGYAISPTTLEEIFLTIARDAAEEDKGRRARVKMEACRASGSAVAMAANQGWLSGLWDRLCCCWCCGGSGGRGASGRFAPDESDKGDDGVDSDNREWSVLDNVNSPYSRDSVSGVTEEWTQCSALDRAVVPMQCQSGCSATTSEENQRYPSPTATGYVGSNNGEDAGTSGNCTPAGSASRFSRPAKSLVSKASSPVSQGDVHCSGEAAQATPTYARAVNAEDGRYSVLRVPAAAVTSPVAATESGTAPSTMTAVKRDASADVIWSCEIAFSIATISLLQAEAMMRKRFHIMRRDRRMLCFQVICPVVCVLLAMLLSLTRAYTVDELTMNTSNYPYDTLWDTTGCADYFDSSSNATAASIAPNQRIRDVKAVNLRLLLLPPRRLVLARSNRKVQRYRVRRPCDGDAAFHRNPVVLLTNYSTYHEFPISMVNFYNLLFKGVRGPSVFITAHVATLPSKSAPVSEDSIRLLLTGIIIMVPFTFLPSNYVAWVVKERECRSRHLQDICGLRYLIYWLSNFLFDLTVYTVTMLLIILIFAAFQRNEFVGGDAAGATFTLFSAYGFCSIATAYLVQFCFATHSSAQSVVMAIGFVSGFLLVIIVFVLQLFSSTREASHKIRRVFRIFPTYAVGEGIVNLATLPQFHLSDPSLTAFSMEVIGWPCVYMAVEGPLFLILVLLIDHPRWRLKWLLRHYDPNGDAATLARAHQPGRQDDVGGRENDSVEEDSDVEDERVEVRRRMAAYRADLMQQERMCRMGDCFEPAFCERASVNTAEGPYGGFQSFSAKPPLIDAVAVVGLHKRYEGGRVAVQDLTFGVVPGEVFGLLGTNGAGKTTTMSVLCQEAYPTAGHVYVCGYNIVEERRDALQCIGYCPQFNATLDLLTVEEHLKVFAGIRGIIREQQQQVVQALLNLTGLHEYRHTTSATLSGGNHRKLSVALSLIGGPPVVVFDEPSAGMDPVARREMWTSIEAIKHRCSVILCTHHLEEVEALADCVAIMVDGRLRCIGNKVHLKQKYGSGFELTVRIQPPSVAEAAALEAIKARVIPFITSSFPSSKLSEVRGKRLIFTLPKNTSLANVFQRLQAHRTELCISDYTVSQTSIEQVFLHISDAVAEEESACAALSERRRDAESDLRL; encoded by the exons ATGCTTGGTacacctcttccccctcgCAACGGACACTCGGCGCGGCTGGAGAATAGAGGCTACGGCCCCGGCAGTTACACGACGCGCGGCAACAGCAGGGCGAGCGGCAGTCTTACCGTGGGGGCTGCCTACACAGACGTAGAGGGAGGTGGGAGTGACAGCGATACCACTacgagccgccgccgccgcagcagtggcgctaCAGAGAGCGGCATAGACGACCGCACCAGCGCGTACTACGGCGGCACGCTGGGCTGTCGGGATGCCGAGGCAGCGTCTCCGATCCCGGAGATCAATAGAGGAGCCACTgtggacgacggcgcagcaggcctTAGAAGCCTGGTGGCGGGGGACGCCAGACAGCGTTATCAGGGCTCTCCGACGTGGCTCGACCAGTTCGGGGCGATTATTTGGCGAGATACGCTcgaacgccgccgccgctggttCAGCGTGGTACTGGAGATTGTGATCCCGCTCGTGtgcgctgcgtgtgtggtggtgctgtggGCCGCCTttggcgccacctcctcgccgaaCTCTAGCTCGCCCACTAATATCGGTGACAGCGGGTACAGCTTCAGCTCTGGCAGGTACCTCTCAGTACTGTGCTACAACGAGACGTGGTTCGGGAAGCCGAACTACATTGACGGCCTGGTCTCCTGCAGCAACCTAGATACTAGCACGCCTAGTTCAGTGACGTGCGACACGgtcggcgaggaggagctgccaGTGAAAGGGCTGTGctacgcacagagaggcagcgcaCTTGGGGCCTTTGTCAGCGGTATGCGCAACGGCCTCGCACAGGTGATGCCGTTAGACGACATCATCGCTTACCAGTGGCTGGCGAAGAAGTTGCCCTTGGTGGATTCAGCGGCGATGAGCCTGCTGGTCGGTGCGGGGCTCGCCTCCAACACGCAGCAGAGTGCTATCCTGTCGTCTGGCAAGCTTTACTTTGCCCCATGCCGCAATGTGCCACGAGACATACTCGCGTACCTCTTCAGGGACTCCAAGCTTCTCCAGTATGTGTACAACGATACCTTCGACACCGTTGAGGCGGCGCACCGTGTGATCAAGAGCGGCGAGCGTGGCCCCACGTGGGCCCTCGTGAACGTCCGCCAGCTGGACGAGAACGGCTTCGACGTGTCTATTGAACTGGacgcgacagcgctgccgccgctggctgTGATGATCGACAAGGCGTACCCTGGCGGCGCGAGCGATGACCGATCCGACGTGTACTACACGAGCGGCTACACGTCTTTGATGGACGTGTTGGTGAAGTACTACCTCACATCACCGTATGCGGCCGGCGCGACACGAGCTGAAGTGGACGGCATCCAGGCCCTGCAGGGGAGTCAGGCGACGCAGCCacaggcagcagccgcagatgCGGCCGACGGGGTGCTGGCCATGCGCGAACTGCCCGACGCTGTGCCGGCGGCGCCGGAATCCGTGGGTGACGGTGTCCAGTCCTTTGCCAGTGCCGCCGAGCCGTGGAGTCCCCCGTTGACCTTGGTGTCGCAGTGTGCCTCTAGCATCCAGGAAACAAGCGCGACCCTTCGCGCGAAGGCGAACCTCACCATCTACCTGGGCGGTATGCCGTGGGTGCCCTTCAAGACGAGTCAGTTGCTGGCTTATGCGAACACCATCGTGGGCTTCGTGATTGTGCTGGCGTTTCTCTACCCAGTCTCGCAGTTGACGCGGCGGctcgtgctggagaaggagcggcgCGTGCGGGAGGCGACGCTGATCATGGGCCTCCCGCTGGAGCACCTCTGGTGCAGCTGGTTCCTACACAGCGCCGCCCTCATGTTCACCATCTCCTTCCTCATGACGCTGCTCCTGTGCACGACGTTGCTGGTGAAGAGCGACGCCTTCTGTGTGTTTCTTGTCGTCTTCCTGTTCTCCCTCACGTGCGTGCCACTGTCCGGGCTGTTGGCTGCCTTCTTCGACGCGTCACGGGTGGCCGCCCTCGTGACCCCGCTCATCTACTTCGCCATGTCGCTGTTACCCTTTGCCATGCGCTCGGCCGGGCCAGCCACCTACCTTGGCTTCAGCATCCTCTCGCCCGCCTGCTTCGCCCTCATCCTGCAGGACACGCTCGCTCGAGAGAACGGCGATGGCTTAGCTGCGTCGATCTTCCTTGGCGGCGCCGACAACCCCAACACCGCCACGCTCTTCGGCTTCCTCATTCTGGACTTCGCTGTGTACTTGATGATGATGTTTTACCTCGATGCCGTGCTGCCCAAGGCGGTGGGTGTGTCAAAGCACCCGCTCTACTTCATTCTAGACCCGATTCAGCACTGCCGTCGCAAGCGTTGGGAAGCGGCGTGGCAGGCggcacagcgacagcgccaagccgcgtctgctgccggcagcagcgagcagcaagccgcgccaccgccaccgacgcCGATGAGGAGAAGTTATGAGAGTGCCGAGGAGGCATatggcggcagctgcggctggcgTTGCCGTGGGCACGGCGCTACAGACAATGACCGCGACAAGGACGTgcatggcggcggcgaggatggCTGTGATCCGGATGGCGTGTACGAGATGGAGGCCTTCGCACCGGAGCAGCTGTCGGTGCGCATTGTCGGCCTCCGCAAATACTTTcagcgcggcggccgccgcttCGTCGCGGTGCGGAACTTTTGCTGGCAACTGCCGAACGTTGGCGTCTCTGTGCTGCTGGGGCACAACGGTGCTGGCAAGTCGACGGTGATGAACATGATGACAGGCATGCTCTACCCGGATGGCGGGGATTGCTACATCGGCGACCACTCCGTCCGCTTTGATCTGGCGCGCGCCCGCCACGAGATCGGGCTCTGTCCGCAGCATAACATTCTCTGGCCGGAGCTGACGTGTCGGGAGCACCTCGAGTTCTTTGCGCGGCTGAAGGGGCTGCGCGGGGCGGCCCTGGAGAAGGCCGTGGTGGACACCCTTACGGAGGTGGATCTCTTGACGAGGCAGAACGACCTGTCAAGCGCTCTCTCGGGTGGGATGAGGCGGAAGTTGTCTGTCGCCATCGCATTTgttggcggcagcagcctaGTCTTTCTCGACGAGCCGACGGCCGGCATGGACGTGGTGGCACGACGGCATACGTGGGAACTCCTGCTGCGCATGTCGCGAAGCCGGAGCGTACTGCTGATCACGCACTTTATGGACGAGGCGGACTTGCTCGGTGATCGGGTCGCCATCATGAGCCGTGGTCAGCTCAAGTGCTCCGGCAGTTCGCTCTTCTTGAAGTCGCGGCTCGGTCTCGGATACAATATCTTCATCTCCGTCGACGCACTGCTACGTGTCCGTGAGCTCGATGCCTTCCTGCAGGGGTACGTGCCGCAGGCAGAGCGCCTGTCAACCAGCGGGGGCGAGGTTAATTACCGCCTTCCTGCGCAGCAGGTGGATCTTTTCCCTGGGTTGCTGAGCGCGCTCGACACCGTTGGGCCGCTGATCGGCATTCGTGGATACGCCATCTCCCCCACAACGCTGGAGGAGATTTTCCTAACGATCGCCCGCGACGCCGCTGAGGAGGACAAGGGGAGGCGCGCAAGGGTGAAGATGGAGGCGTGTCgagcgagcggcagcgcagttGCTATGGCGGCCAATCAAGGCTGGCTGTCGGGTCTCTGGGATcgcttgtgctgctgctggtgctgcggcggcagtggcggcagggGCGCGAGCGGTCGCTTTGCCCCTGACGAGTCTGACAAGGGTGATGATGGCGTGGACAGCGATAACAGGGAGTGGTCCGTCTTGGACAATGTCAACTCCCCCTACTCACGCGACAGCGTCAGCGGGGTCACGGAGGAGTGGACGCAATGCTCGGCGCTGGACAGAGCTGTCGTCCCGATGCAGTGCCAGTCCGGGTGCTCAGCCACGACATCGGAAGAAAATCAGCGTTACCCGAGCCCAACGGCGACGGGCTATGTGGGGAGCAACAACGGCGAGGATGCTGGCACCTCGGGGAACTGCACACCTGCCGGGTCTGCGTCTCGGTTCTCGAGGCCGGCGAAGTCTCTCGTCTCCAAAGCTAGCAGCCCTGTGTCGCAGGGAGACGTGCACTGCAGCGGTGAGGCCGCCCAGGCGACACCAACGTATGCGAGGGCGGTGAATGCGGAGGATGGGAGGTATTCTGTGCTGCGTGTCCcggctgccgctgtcacCTCCCCCGTCGCAGCGACGGAGTCGGGGACAGCGCCGTCGACGATGACAGCCGTAAAGCGCGACGCCTCTGCCGACGTTATCTGGAGCTGCGAGATCGCCTTCTCTATAGCGACCATCAGTCTCctgcaggcggaggcgatgaTGCGCAAGCGGTTTCACATAATGAGGCGAGATCGGCGGATGCTCTGCTTCCAAGTCATCTGCCCCGTGGTGTGCGTCCTGCtggcgatgctgctgagCCTGACACGCGCGTACACCGTCGATGAGCTGACGATGAACACGAGCAACTACCCATACGACACGCTGTGGGACACGACGGGCTGTGCGGACTACTTCGACAGCAGCTCCAACGCTACAGCGGCGTCGATCGCGCCGAACCAGCGCATCCGCGACGTGAAGGCTGTGAATCTCAGACTTTTACTACTTCCTCCAAGACGACTGGTACTTGCACGGTCAAATCGGAAAGTACAGCGGTATCGCGTGCGGCGACCCTGTGACGGCGATGCTGCCTTCCAT CGCAACCCTGTCGTGCTGCTGACCAACTACTCCACCTACCATGAGTTTCCCATCTCTATGGTGAACTTCTACAACCTGCTCTTCAAGGGGGTTCGTGGTCCATCGGTGTTCATCACGGCGCACGTTGCCACGCTGCCGTCGAAGTCCGCGCCAGTCTCTGAGGACAGTATCAGACTGCTGCTCACGGGGATCATCATTATGGTGCCCTTCACCTTTCTTCCCTCCAACTACGTTGCCTgggtggtgaaggagcgGGAGTGCAGGTCACGCCATCTGCAGGACATCTGCGGCCTGCGTTACCTCATCTACTGGCTCAGCAACTTTCTCTTCGACCTCACAGTGTACACCGTCACGATGCTGCTGATCATTCTCATCTTTGCCGCCTTCCAGCGCAATGAATTCgtcggtggcgacgccgccggcgcgACTTTTACCCTTTTTTCAGCCTACGGATTCTGCAGCATCGCTACAGCGTACCTCGTGCAGTTCTGCTTCGCGACGCACTCGAGCGCGCAGAGCGTCGTGATGGCGATCGGCTTCGTCTCGGGCTTTctcctcgtcatcatcgTTTTTGTGCTTCAACTCTTCTCCTCTACGAGGGAGGCGTCACACAAGATACGCAGGGTGTTTCGCATCTTCCCCACCTACGCCGTTGGCGAAGGCATCGTGAACCTCGCCACCCTCCCGCAGTTCCACTTATCGGACCCGAGCTTGACAGCCTTCTCCATGGAGGTGATTGGGTGGCCATGCGTGTAcatggcggtggaggggcCACTGTTTCTCATTCTCGTGCTGCTGATTGACCACCCCCGCTGGCGACTGAagtggctgctgcgacaCTACGACCCAaacggcgacgccgccacccTCGCACGCGCTCACCAGCCCGGGCGACAAGACGACGTGGGTGGGAGGGAAAACGACAGTGTTGAAGAGGATAGCGACGTCGAGGACGAGCGGGTTGAGGTGCGCCGGCGCATGGCGGCATACCGCGCCGACCTGATGCAGCAGGAGAGGATGTGCAGGATGGGCGATTGTTTCGAGCCTGCATTCTGTGAGAGGGCCTCGGTGAACACGGCGGAGGGCCCCTACGGTGGCTTCCAAAGCTTCAGCGCTAAGCCACCGCTCATcgacgctgtcgctgtcgtcggCTTGCACAAGCGATATGAAGGTGGCCGGGTGGCTGTGCAGGACCTCACCTTTGGCGTCGTGCCGGGCGAAGTCTTTGGCCTCCTGGGCACAAATGGCGCTGGAAAGACGACCACCATGTCCGTCCTGTGCCAAGAGGCTTATCCCACCGCTGGGCACGTCTACGTGTGTGGGTACAACAttgtggaggagagacgcGACGCGCTCCAGTGCATCGGCTACTGTCCCCAGTTCAATGCAACGCTAGACCTGCTCACGGTGGAGGAGCACCTGAAGGTATTTGCCGGCATTCGAGGCATCAttcgagagcagcagcagcaggtggtgcaggcgctgctgaatcTGACCGGGCTGCATGAGTACCGTCACACAACGTCGGCGACCTTGTCGGGCGGCAACCACCGGAAGCTGAGCGTCGCACTATCGCTTATTGGTGGGCCACCTGTTGTCGTCTTCGACGAACCCTCGGCTGGCATGGATCCCGTGGCGCGGCGTGAGATGTGGACGTCGATCGAGGCGATCAAGCACCGCTGCTCCGTTATCTTGTGCACCCACCACCTCGAGGAGGTCGAGGCCCTCGCCGACTGTGTGGCCATCATGGTGGATGGGCGACTGCGTTGCATCGGCAACAAAGTGCACCTCAAGCAGAAGTACGGGAGCGGCTTTGAACTGACCGTTCGGATTCAGCCACCGTCGGtggccgaggcggcggcgctggaggccaTCAAAGCGCGGGTCATTCCCTTCATCACTTCCTCGTTTCCCTCCTCAAAGCTCAGCGAGGTACGGGGCAAGCGACTCATCTTTACGTTGCCCAAGAACACGAGCCTGGCGAATGTCTTCCAGCGGTTACAGGCACACCGCACCGAGCTCTGCATCTCGGACTACACCGTGTCGCAGACAAGTATAGAGCAGGTGTTCTTGCACATCAGCGACGCGGTggccgaggaagagagcgctTGTGCAGCTTTGTCCGAGCGACGTCGCGACGCCGAGAGCGACTTGCGACTCTGA